The Kitasatospora paranensis genome has a window encoding:
- a CDS encoding zinc ribbon domain-containing protein encodes MNAAPADQIRLLDLQAIDSRLDQLAHRRRTLPELAEIEKVAADHVALKDLVIAAQAQLSDTTREQTKAEQDVEQVRTRAARNQQRMDSGAVTSPKDLENLQHEIGSLAKRQSDLEDVVLEVMERLESSQTRVTELTARLEHSTVVLKEAEERRDAAFAEIDADVEKVGRDREVVAKVIPADLLKLYTRLREQQGGVGAARLAQRRCEGCRVEFANADLNAIKAEPKDAVVRCDNCGRILVRTAESGV; translated from the coding sequence GTGAACGCCGCGCCCGCCGACCAGATCCGCCTGCTCGACCTGCAGGCCATCGACTCCCGCCTCGACCAGCTGGCCCACCGGCGCCGCACCCTGCCCGAGCTCGCCGAGATCGAGAAGGTCGCCGCCGACCACGTCGCGCTCAAGGACCTGGTGATCGCCGCCCAGGCCCAGCTCTCCGACACCACCCGCGAGCAGACCAAGGCCGAGCAGGACGTCGAGCAGGTCCGCACCCGCGCCGCCCGCAACCAGCAGCGGATGGACTCCGGCGCGGTCACCTCGCCGAAGGACCTGGAGAACCTCCAGCACGAGATCGGCTCGCTCGCCAAGCGCCAGTCCGACCTGGAGGACGTCGTCCTGGAGGTCATGGAGCGCCTGGAGTCCTCGCAGACCCGGGTCACCGAGCTGACGGCCCGTCTGGAGCACTCCACCGTCGTCCTCAAGGAGGCCGAGGAGCGCCGGGACGCCGCGTTCGCCGAGATCGATGCCGACGTCGAGAAGGTCGGGCGCGACCGCGAGGTCGTCGCCAAGGTGATCCCGGCCGACCTGCTCAAGCTCTACACCCGGCTCCGCGAGCAGCAGGGCGGGGTCGGCGCGGCCCGGCTCGCCCAGCGCCGCTGCGAGGGCTGCCGGGTCGAGTTCGCCAACGCCGACCTCAACGCGATCAAGGCCGAGCCCAAGGACGCCGTCGTCCGGTGCGACAACTGCGGCCGCATCCTCGTCCGCACCGCAGAGTCGGGCGTCTGA
- a CDS encoding DUF3995 domain-containing protein, producing the protein MTAAAGRPAGPVRAVGAVTAGALAAVAGLHAVWSRSPWPLADRADFADAVVGVGVERVPTPAMCLGVAGALGAAAGLVGARAGVLPAAGPRVLRTAGAAGVAGVLLARGSIGPVLYGRGRIVRTERFVRLDRRYYAPLCLVLGAGAAVVAAGGR; encoded by the coding sequence ATGACGGCAGCTGCGGGACGGCCTGCGGGCCCGGTGCGGGCGGTGGGGGCGGTGACGGCGGGGGCGCTGGCGGCGGTGGCCGGGCTCCATGCGGTGTGGTCGCGTTCACCGTGGCCGCTGGCGGATCGCGCGGACTTCGCGGACGCGGTGGTCGGGGTCGGGGTGGAGCGGGTGCCGACTCCGGCGATGTGCCTGGGGGTGGCGGGCGCGCTGGGCGCGGCGGCCGGTCTGGTCGGGGCGCGGGCCGGGGTGCTGCCGGCGGCCGGGCCCCGGGTGCTGCGGACGGCCGGTGCGGCCGGGGTGGCGGGGGTGCTGCTGGCCCGCGGCTCCATCGGCCCGGTGCTGTACGGCCGCGGGCGGATCGTGCGGACGGAGCGTTTCGTGCGGCTGGACCGGCGGTACTACGCGCCGCTCTGCCTGGTGCTGGGCGCGGGCGCGGCGGTGGTGGCGGCCGGGGGCCGGTAG
- a CDS encoding alcohol dehydrogenase catalytic domain-containing protein — translation MRAAILHETGQDVLEVRDDVETVPVGPGTVRVRLHAAGLCHSDLSAMSGVLPQPAPFVPGHEGAGEIVEVGPDTPGRAVGDRVVLCWMPPCGSCPLCLRGETHLCTAGLRRLSVPGFRLGADGRPVYGFYSTGAFAEEVVVAADAVLEVPADLPYELAALVGCGVTTGFGAVVNTAGVEPGASVAVLGAGGVGVAAVQAARLCGAARITVVDPVASRRERAVALGATDALAPEELKSAARGLPAGGYDYVLEAVGRAQTVRAAYDATRRGGAVVVVGAGARDDLVSFNLGELFFNEKRILSSLYGGGDVARTAARVVELWRAGRFDLAGLVTHRVPLAGVNEAIAQMRDGTALRTVVTMD, via the coding sequence ATGCGCGCAGCGATCCTGCACGAGACCGGACAGGACGTGCTGGAGGTCCGCGACGACGTCGAGACCGTCCCGGTCGGCCCGGGCACCGTCCGGGTGCGGCTGCACGCGGCGGGGCTGTGCCACTCCGACCTGTCGGCGATGAGCGGGGTGCTGCCGCAGCCGGCGCCGTTCGTGCCCGGCCACGAGGGTGCGGGGGAGATCGTCGAGGTCGGCCCGGACACGCCCGGCCGGGCCGTCGGCGACCGGGTGGTGCTCTGCTGGATGCCGCCGTGCGGCTCCTGCCCGCTCTGCCTGCGCGGCGAGACCCACCTGTGCACGGCCGGCCTGCGCCGGCTCTCCGTGCCCGGCTTCCGGCTCGGGGCGGACGGCCGCCCGGTGTACGGCTTCTACAGCACCGGGGCGTTCGCCGAGGAGGTCGTCGTCGCCGCGGACGCGGTGCTGGAGGTCCCCGCGGACCTGCCGTACGAACTGGCCGCCCTGGTCGGCTGCGGCGTCACCACCGGCTTCGGCGCGGTGGTCAACACGGCCGGGGTCGAACCGGGGGCCTCGGTCGCGGTGCTCGGCGCCGGCGGCGTGGGGGTCGCCGCGGTGCAGGCGGCCCGGCTGTGCGGGGCGGCCCGGATCACCGTGGTCGACCCGGTGGCCTCCCGCCGCGAGCGGGCGGTCGCCCTCGGCGCCACCGACGCCCTCGCCCCCGAGGAGCTGAAGTCCGCGGCCCGGGGCCTGCCCGCCGGCGGCTACGACTACGTGCTGGAGGCCGTCGGCCGGGCGCAGACCGTCCGGGCGGCGTACGACGCGACCCGCCGCGGCGGCGCGGTCGTGGTGGTCGGCGCCGGAGCCAGGGACGACCTGGTCTCCTTCAACCTCGGCGAGCTCTTCTTCAACGAGAAGCGGATCCTGTCCTCGCTGTACGGCGGCGGCGACGTGGCCCGGACGGCGGCCCGGGTCGTCGAGCTGTGGCGGGCCGGCCGCTTCGACCTGGCCGGACTGGTCACCCACCGGGTGCCGCTGGCCGGCGTCAACGAGGCGATCGCGCAGATGCGGGACGGCACGGCGCTGCGCACCGTGGTGACGATGGACTGA
- a CDS encoding S9 family peptidase: protein MSTVARTAAQALRRLSFTFAPDGSHAACLAAGPNGGWFAESWQLPPDGSPAAVTALALPGGRTESMLAQPLALPDGRVLLCRHEGDRHALVLLAAAEEAREREIAVLRVPALRLLPLPAGAAAGGPVALALGTDARPVTTVWLVTADGGPPQPLAELPGLHGGGVWLDDTGRLLAVDRLAAGHVRTVAVDLASGAVTPLLELGEQSNDRLLRYDVRTGLGLVRSDAPGTDRLGWGLLGGAGPIRFPEYLHALGPHLQPVALAPAAAPDEGSRVVLLADRGAASTLLLWRPGSARPVPLAVPPGRFGAVAHWSAAGLRMPYSAPDHPAALATLDVDAAAAGPGAATVAAGGPLPLHLAPLHLPPPGAAHPAAGPETARIPAARAAGPAGAAAGWRLEGSTAPADGGRWHGARALQLTGAAGPVEAVVYGGDTWQAAPHLVLALHGGPADAWRLEFDPALQRMAAAGLAVVAPNQRGSSGYGPDHAAAIQDAWGGPDLDDVLHLLDVLAGQRAALGLEPPALFGVSYGGFLALLAAAHAPAGQVARCAVVAPFLSGQRLLAESAAPVRALTTRLGGDVPLDDARGPRDVLQLAHRIAAPLLILHGDRDEVVPVGQSRTLRQELLRLGRAEGAAFRYVEAVGAGHELLAEDGAAVLHELLAGFLRTGQPG, encoded by the coding sequence GTGAGCACCGTCGCCCGCACCGCCGCTCAGGCCCTGCGCCGGCTCAGTTTCACCTTCGCCCCCGACGGCTCGCACGCCGCCTGCCTGGCCGCCGGGCCGAACGGCGGCTGGTTCGCGGAGAGCTGGCAGCTGCCCCCGGACGGCTCGCCCGCCGCCGTCACCGCGCTCGCGCTGCCCGGCGGCCGTACCGAGAGCATGCTCGCCCAGCCGCTGGCCCTGCCCGACGGCCGCGTGCTGCTCTGCCGGCACGAGGGCGACCGGCACGCCCTCGTCCTGCTGGCCGCCGCGGAGGAGGCCCGCGAGCGGGAGATCGCCGTGCTGCGGGTGCCGGCTCTGCGGCTGCTGCCGCTGCCTGCGGGCGCCGCGGCGGGCGGCCCGGTGGCACTCGCGCTCGGCACCGACGCCCGCCCGGTCACCACCGTCTGGCTGGTCACCGCCGACGGCGGGCCGCCGCAGCCGCTCGCCGAACTCCCCGGACTGCACGGCGGCGGGGTGTGGCTGGACGACACCGGCCGGCTGCTCGCCGTCGACCGGCTCGCCGCCGGACACGTCCGCACCGTCGCCGTCGACCTCGCCTCCGGCGCCGTCACCCCGCTGCTGGAGCTGGGCGAGCAGAGCAACGACCGGCTGCTGCGCTACGACGTCCGGACGGGCCTCGGGCTCGTCCGCAGCGACGCACCCGGCACCGACCGGCTCGGCTGGGGCCTGCTGGGCGGCGCGGGCCCGATCCGCTTCCCCGAGTACCTGCACGCCCTCGGCCCGCACCTGCAGCCGGTGGCCCTGGCCCCCGCCGCGGCCCCGGACGAGGGCTCCCGGGTGGTGCTGCTCGCCGACCGCGGCGCCGCGTCGACCCTGCTGCTGTGGCGGCCCGGCAGCGCACGGCCGGTGCCGCTGGCCGTCCCGCCGGGCCGGTTCGGGGCCGTCGCGCACTGGTCCGCGGCCGGCCTGCGGATGCCGTACTCGGCCCCCGACCACCCGGCCGCCCTGGCCACCCTGGACGTCGACGCCGCCGCCGCGGGACCGGGCGCCGCCACCGTGGCCGCCGGCGGACCGCTCCCGCTGCACCTGGCCCCGCTGCACCTGCCCCCGCCGGGCGCCGCGCACCCCGCCGCCGGACCGGAGACGGCCCGGATCCCGGCCGCCCGCGCCGCCGGCCCGGCCGGAGCGGCGGCGGGCTGGCGGCTGGAGGGATCGACGGCACCCGCGGACGGCGGCCGCTGGCACGGCGCCCGGGCCCTGCAGCTGACCGGCGCGGCCGGTCCGGTCGAGGCCGTGGTCTACGGCGGGGACACCTGGCAGGCCGCCCCGCACCTGGTGCTGGCCCTGCACGGCGGCCCGGCCGATGCCTGGCGGCTGGAGTTCGACCCCGCCCTGCAGCGGATGGCCGCCGCCGGCCTCGCCGTGGTCGCCCCGAACCAGCGCGGCTCCAGCGGCTACGGGCCCGACCACGCCGCCGCCATCCAGGACGCCTGGGGCGGCCCCGACCTCGACGACGTCCTGCACCTGCTGGACGTCCTCGCCGGGCAGCGTGCCGCGCTCGGCCTGGAGCCGCCCGCGCTGTTCGGGGTCAGCTACGGCGGCTTCCTCGCCCTGCTCGCCGCCGCGCACGCGCCCGCCGGGCAGGTCGCCCGGTGCGCGGTGGTCGCCCCGTTCCTGTCCGGGCAGCGGCTGCTGGCCGAGTCGGCGGCGCCCGTCCGGGCACTGACCACCCGGCTCGGCGGCGACGTCCCGCTGGACGACGCCCGCGGCCCGCGCGACGTCCTGCAGCTCGCCCACCGGATCGCCGCGCCGCTGCTGATCCTGCACGGCGACCGCGACGAGGTGGTGCCGGTCGGCCAGTCCCGCACGCTGCGGCAGGAGCTGCTGCGGCTGGGCCGCGCGGAGGGCGCCGCGTTCCGGTACGTCGAGGCGGTCGGGGCCGGGCACGAACTGCTGGCCGAGGACGGCGCCGCGGTGCTGCACGAACTGCTCGCCGGATTCCTGCGCACCGGGCAGCCCGGCTGA
- a CDS encoding class I SAM-dependent methyltransferase, which yields MTDLHQPDARSTARPEPAVLAAFEAATGFMPLDEGLALYAAAVEAAGRTGLPVLEIGTYCGRSAILLADAARRTGTVALTVDHHRGSEEQQPGWEYHDPSLVDPEVGRMDTLPPFRRTLFHAGLEEHVVALVGRSPQIAALWGGRLALVFIDGGHTDEHAGGDYAGWVPHLAEDGLLVVHDVFPDPADGGQAPYRVYLRALAEGFEEVSVTGSLRVLRRTAR from the coding sequence ATGACCGACCTCCACCAGCCGGACGCCCGGTCCACGGCCCGTCCGGAGCCCGCGGTGCTGGCCGCCTTCGAGGCGGCGACCGGCTTCATGCCGCTCGACGAGGGCCTGGCGCTGTACGCGGCCGCGGTGGAGGCGGCCGGACGGACGGGCCTGCCGGTGCTGGAGATCGGCACCTACTGCGGCCGTTCGGCGATCCTGCTCGCGGACGCCGCCCGCCGGACGGGCACCGTGGCGCTGACCGTGGACCACCACCGGGGCTCGGAGGAGCAGCAGCCCGGCTGGGAGTACCACGACCCGTCGCTGGTCGACCCGGAGGTCGGCCGGATGGACACGCTGCCGCCCTTCCGCCGGACGCTGTTCCACGCGGGGCTGGAGGAGCACGTGGTGGCCCTGGTCGGGCGGTCGCCGCAGATCGCCGCGCTCTGGGGCGGCCGGCTGGCGCTGGTGTTCATCGACGGCGGCCACACCGACGAGCACGCGGGCGGCGACTACGCGGGCTGGGTGCCGCACCTGGCCGAGGACGGTCTGCTGGTCGTGCACGACGTCTTCCCCGACCCGGCGGACGGCGGCCAGGCCCCGTACCGGGTCTACCTGCGCGCGCTCGCCGAGGGCTTCGAGGAGGTCTCGGTGACCGGCTCGCTGCGGGTGCTGCGCCGCACCGCCCGCTGA
- a CDS encoding bifunctional RNase H/acid phosphatase has product MARRFIVEADGGSRGNPGPAGYGAVVRDGDTGRIIAEAAEFIGHATNNVAEYRGLIAGLRTAHDLDPDATVDVRMDSKLVVEQMSGRWKIKHPDMQPLAAEARTVYPRGQVAYTWIPRERNKDADRLANEAMDAGRAGRQWEPRARPAEPAAPVEEALPAPAAPKAGWAAPADLGTPTTFVLLRHGETALTPQKRFSGSGGSDPELSERGRWQAERAAEALAARGSVQAVVSSPMRRTRETAEAVAGRLGLEVRIEDGLRELDFGAWEGLTFAEVQQQYPDDLDAWLGSAKARPTGSAESFTALTHRSGVARDKILARYPGKTVLVVSHVSPIKTLVRLALGAPPDAVYRMELSAASICAVQYYSDGNASVRLLNDTSHLR; this is encoded by the coding sequence GTGGCGCGCAGGTTCATCGTCGAGGCCGACGGCGGGTCCCGGGGCAACCCGGGGCCGGCCGGCTACGGCGCCGTCGTCCGCGACGGCGACACCGGTCGGATCATCGCCGAGGCCGCCGAGTTCATCGGGCACGCCACCAACAACGTCGCCGAGTACCGCGGCCTGATCGCCGGCCTGCGGACGGCCCACGACCTCGACCCGGACGCCACCGTGGACGTCCGGATGGACTCCAAGCTGGTCGTCGAGCAGATGTCCGGGCGCTGGAAGATCAAGCACCCCGACATGCAGCCGCTCGCCGCCGAGGCGCGCACGGTCTACCCGCGCGGCCAGGTCGCGTACACCTGGATCCCGCGCGAGCGGAACAAGGACGCCGACCGGCTCGCCAACGAGGCCATGGACGCCGGTCGGGCCGGCCGCCAGTGGGAGCCCAGGGCGCGCCCGGCGGAGCCGGCCGCCCCCGTCGAGGAGGCGCTGCCCGCCCCGGCCGCGCCCAAGGCCGGCTGGGCCGCCCCCGCGGACCTCGGCACCCCGACCACGTTCGTGCTGCTCCGCCACGGCGAGACGGCGCTCACCCCGCAGAAGCGCTTCTCCGGCAGCGGCGGCAGCGACCCGGAGCTCTCCGAGCGCGGCCGCTGGCAGGCCGAGCGGGCCGCCGAGGCGCTCGCCGCCCGCGGCAGCGTCCAGGCCGTGGTCAGCTCGCCGATGCGGCGCACCCGGGAGACCGCGGAGGCGGTCGCCGGCCGGCTCGGCCTCGAAGTCCGGATCGAGGACGGGCTGCGCGAGCTCGACTTCGGCGCCTGGGAGGGCCTCACCTTCGCCGAGGTCCAGCAGCAGTACCCGGACGACCTGGACGCCTGGCTCGGCTCCGCCAAGGCCAGGCCCACCGGCAGCGCCGAGTCGTTCACCGCGCTGACCCACCGCTCGGGCGTGGCCCGCGACAAGATCCTCGCCCGGTACCCGGGGAAGACCGTGCTGGTCGTCTCGCACGTCAGCCCGATCAAGACCCTGGTCCGGCTGGCGCTCGGCGCCCCGCCGGACGCGGTGTACCGGATGGAGCTGTCCGCGGCCTCGATCTGCGCCGTCCAGTACTACAGCGACGGCAACGCCTCCGTGCGGCTCCTCAACGACACCTCGCACCTGCGCTGA
- a CDS encoding Nif3-like dinuclear metal center hexameric protein, with amino-acid sequence MPKLSDVITALEELYPPQWAESWDAVGLVCGDPEDEVRRVLFAVDPVQAVVDEAVGWGADLVVTHHPLYLRGTTTVAASTVKGRVVHTLIRQGIALHVAHTNADHADPGVSDALAEAVGLLVTGPLVADPTDPAGRRGSGRVGMLPEPMPLSAFAAQVAAGLPPTAAGVRVAGDPQHTVSRVAVCGGAGDSFLAEARAAGVDAYLTADLRHHPASEAAEASPVALLDAAHWATEWPWLTLADRALTDAAGKHGWQLETRVSRLVTDPWTGHAPMPYTA; translated from the coding sequence GTGCCGAAACTGTCCGACGTCATCACCGCGCTCGAAGAGCTGTACCCGCCGCAGTGGGCGGAGTCCTGGGACGCCGTCGGCCTGGTCTGCGGGGATCCCGAGGACGAGGTCCGCCGGGTGCTGTTCGCCGTGGACCCGGTGCAGGCCGTCGTCGACGAGGCCGTCGGCTGGGGCGCCGACCTGGTGGTCACCCACCACCCCCTGTACCTGCGCGGCACCACCACCGTCGCCGCGAGCACCGTCAAGGGCCGGGTGGTGCACACCCTGATCCGGCAGGGCATCGCCCTCCACGTCGCCCACACCAACGCCGACCACGCCGACCCCGGCGTCTCCGACGCCCTCGCCGAGGCCGTCGGCCTGCTGGTCACCGGCCCGCTCGTCGCGGACCCGACCGACCCGGCGGGCCGCCGCGGCAGCGGCCGGGTCGGCATGCTGCCCGAGCCGATGCCGCTCTCCGCCTTCGCCGCGCAGGTCGCCGCCGGCCTCCCGCCGACCGCCGCCGGCGTCCGGGTCGCCGGGGACCCGCAGCACACCGTCAGCCGGGTCGCGGTCTGCGGCGGCGCCGGCGACAGCTTCCTCGCCGAGGCGCGCGCCGCCGGTGTCGACGCCTACCTCACCGCCGACCTGCGCCACCACCCGGCCTCCGAGGCCGCCGAGGCGTCCCCGGTCGCCCTGCTCGACGCCGCGCACTGGGCCACCGAATGGCCCTGGCTGACCCTGGCCGACCGGGCCCTGACCGACGCCGCCGGCAAGCACGGCTGGCAGCTGGAGACCCGGGTCTCCCGCCTGGTCACCGACCCGTGGACGGGGCACGCCCCGATGCCCTACACCGCCTGA
- a CDS encoding prenyltransferase, whose translation MTAAVPEALLLDGVLDAEQAAATVRSILADQQADGAIPWFTGGHLDPWDHTEAAMALDTAGEHAAAEAAYRWLVEHQNADGSWYAAYTAGEVTNASKETNFCAYIAVGAWHHHQATGDDAFLEWIWPTVRRALDFTVGLRLPDGPIAWRQDEDGTAPNEALLTGSCSILHALRCGLAAADHLDDPQPDWELAAGRLRHAIAHHPERFLDKDRYSMDWYYPILGTALRGEAADRRIARDWDRFVVPGLGVRCVSDRPWVTGGESAELALALWAAGQSDRSVEILRSISHLRHTDGSYWTGYVFEDDALWPEERTTWTAGALLLAVAALGGDHATVTVFGGDLLPAGLVVNDCC comes from the coding sequence GTGACGGCCGCCGTCCCGGAGGCGCTGCTGCTGGACGGGGTGCTGGACGCCGAGCAGGCCGCCGCCACCGTCCGCTCGATCCTCGCCGACCAGCAGGCCGACGGCGCCATCCCGTGGTTCACCGGCGGCCACCTCGACCCCTGGGACCACACCGAGGCCGCGATGGCCCTGGACACCGCGGGCGAGCACGCCGCCGCCGAGGCCGCCTACCGCTGGCTCGTCGAGCACCAGAACGCCGACGGCTCCTGGTACGCCGCCTACACCGCGGGCGAGGTCACCAACGCGTCGAAGGAGACCAACTTCTGCGCGTACATCGCCGTCGGCGCCTGGCACCACCACCAGGCCACCGGCGACGACGCCTTCCTGGAGTGGATCTGGCCGACCGTGCGCCGCGCCCTCGACTTCACCGTCGGACTGCGCCTGCCCGACGGCCCGATCGCCTGGCGCCAGGACGAGGACGGCACCGCCCCGAACGAGGCGCTGCTCACCGGCTCCTGCAGCATCCTGCACGCGCTGCGCTGCGGACTCGCCGCAGCCGACCACCTCGACGACCCCCAGCCCGACTGGGAGCTCGCGGCCGGCCGGCTGCGCCACGCCATCGCCCACCACCCCGAGCGGTTCCTCGACAAGGACCGCTACTCGATGGACTGGTACTACCCGATCCTCGGCACCGCGCTGCGCGGCGAGGCCGCCGACCGCCGGATCGCCCGGGACTGGGACCGCTTCGTCGTCCCCGGCCTCGGCGTGCGCTGCGTCAGCGACCGCCCCTGGGTGACCGGCGGCGAGAGCGCCGAACTCGCCCTCGCCCTCTGGGCGGCCGGCCAGTCCGACCGCTCGGTGGAGATCCTCCGCTCGATCTCCCACCTGCGGCACACCGACGGCTCGTACTGGACCGGCTACGTCTTCGAGGACGACGCCCTGTGGCCCGAGGAGCGCACCACCTGGACGGCCGGTGCGCTGCTGCTCGCGGTCGCCGCGCTCGGCGGCGACCACGCCACCGTCACGGTCTTCGGCGGCGACCTGCTGCCCGCCGGCCTGGTGGTCAACGACTGCTGCTGA
- a CDS encoding class I SAM-dependent methyltransferase produces MLTVDFSRFPLAPGDRVLDLGCGGGRHAFECYRRGADVVALDQNGDEIAEVRKWFAAMEEAGEAPAGASATAMEGDALNLPFDDDTFDRIIISEVMEHIPDDKGVLAEMVRVLKPGGLLAVTVPRYLPEKICWALSDEYHEVEGGHIRIYRGDELVEKVRGAGLEPYGTHHAHALHSPYWWIKCAVGVNNDKALPVKAYHQLLVWDIVGTPVISTITKAAEKALNPVIGKSFVVYAAKPHRAGK; encoded by the coding sequence GTGCTGACCGTCGATTTCTCCCGCTTCCCGCTCGCCCCCGGCGACCGGGTGCTCGACCTGGGCTGCGGCGGAGGCCGGCACGCGTTCGAGTGCTACCGGCGCGGCGCCGACGTCGTCGCCCTCGACCAGAACGGCGACGAGATCGCCGAGGTCCGCAAGTGGTTCGCGGCCATGGAAGAGGCCGGCGAGGCCCCGGCCGGCGCCTCCGCCACCGCGATGGAGGGCGACGCGCTGAACCTGCCCTTCGACGACGACACCTTCGACCGGATCATCATCTCCGAGGTGATGGAGCACATCCCGGACGACAAGGGCGTCCTCGCCGAGATGGTCCGCGTCCTCAAGCCCGGCGGCCTGCTCGCCGTCACCGTGCCCCGCTACCTGCCCGAGAAGATCTGCTGGGCGCTCTCCGACGAGTACCACGAGGTCGAGGGCGGCCACATCCGGATCTACCGCGGCGACGAGCTCGTCGAGAAGGTCCGCGGCGCCGGCCTGGAGCCCTACGGCACCCACCACGCGCACGCCCTGCACTCCCCGTACTGGTGGATCAAGTGCGCGGTCGGCGTGAACAACGACAAGGCGCTGCCGGTCAAGGCCTACCACCAGCTGCTGGTCTGGGACATCGTCGGCACCCCGGTGATCAGCACGATCACCAAGGCCGCCGAGAAGGCCCTCAACCCGGTCATCGGCAAGAGCTTCGTGGTCTACGCCGCCAAGCCGCACCGGGCGGGCAAGTGA
- a CDS encoding N-acetylmuramoyl-L-alanine amidase, producing the protein MLVCAVLALCTAGWFGRQALARGDDNRPAAAPPAESPSELDPLAGLPSPFGTAVSSPSASAGGAPAGAASAAPSGAGPLAGRTVLLDPGHNTGNAAHTTEINRTVDIGNARKECDTTGTSTNAGYSEAEYTLDVVHRAREILKSRGATVVLTQDGDRPWGPCIDERARIGNNAKADVALSVHADGAPGSAHGFHVIMPGKVVAGPADTSAIVDPSHRLGVLLRDTFHTATGEPYATYIGKDGLDTRTDLGGLNLSRVPKVFIECGNMRNTEDAGHMTDAQWRQKAALAVADALTSYLTAGR; encoded by the coding sequence GTGCTCGTCTGCGCCGTCCTGGCCCTGTGCACGGCGGGCTGGTTCGGCCGCCAGGCGCTGGCCCGCGGCGACGACAACCGGCCGGCCGCCGCGCCGCCCGCCGAGAGCCCGTCCGAGCTCGACCCGCTGGCCGGCCTCCCCTCGCCGTTCGGCACGGCCGTGAGCAGCCCGTCCGCGTCCGCGGGCGGTGCCCCGGCGGGGGCGGCCTCCGCGGCGCCCTCGGGGGCCGGGCCGCTGGCCGGCCGGACGGTCCTGCTCGACCCCGGGCACAACACCGGCAACGCCGCGCACACCACCGAGATCAACCGCACGGTCGACATCGGCAACGCCCGCAAGGAGTGCGACACCACCGGCACCTCGACCAACGCCGGGTACAGCGAGGCCGAGTACACCCTGGACGTGGTGCACCGGGCCCGCGAGATCCTGAAGTCCCGCGGCGCGACCGTGGTGCTGACCCAGGACGGCGACCGGCCGTGGGGCCCGTGCATCGACGAGCGGGCCCGGATCGGCAACAACGCCAAGGCGGATGTCGCCCTGTCGGTGCACGCCGACGGCGCGCCCGGCTCCGCCCACGGCTTCCACGTGATCATGCCCGGCAAGGTGGTGGCCGGGCCCGCCGACACCTCGGCGATCGTCGACCCGTCGCACCGGCTGGGCGTGCTGCTGCGCGACACCTTCCACACGGCGACGGGCGAGCCGTACGCCACGTACATCGGCAAGGACGGCCTGGACACCAGGACGGACCTGGGCGGGCTGAACCTGTCGCGGGTGCCGAAGGTGTTCATCGAATGCGGGAACATGCGCAACACCGAGGATGCCGGACACATGACCGACGCCCAGTGGCGGCAGAAGGCGGCGCTGGCCGTCGCCGACGCGCTGACCTCGTACCTGACGGCCGGCCGCTGA
- the yaaA gene encoding peroxide stress protein YaaA codes for MLVLLPPSEGKAASGAGVPVDLGALSLPGLTAGRRAVLDALVELCRGDEEKAAEVLGLSKGLRGEVARNAGLPAAGALPAGEVYTGVLFDNLGLATLDAAAYARAEGSLLVFSGLWGAVRIGDRIPPYRCSMGVKLPGLGALGPYWRAATGAVLPEVADGLVLDLRSAAYAAAWKPASEVAARTATVRVLHEREVGGVLKRSVVSHFNKATKGRLVRDLLTAGAEPAGPGELVDALAGLGYRVEVSARGAAGRPWQLDVVVDEIH; via the coding sequence GTGCTGGTCCTGTTGCCGCCGTCGGAGGGCAAGGCCGCGTCGGGCGCCGGAGTGCCGGTGGACCTCGGGGCGCTGTCGCTGCCGGGGCTGACGGCGGGGCGGCGGGCGGTGCTGGACGCCCTGGTGGAGCTGTGCCGCGGCGACGAGGAGAAGGCCGCCGAGGTGCTCGGCCTGTCGAAGGGGCTGCGCGGCGAGGTCGCCCGCAACGCCGGGCTGCCGGCGGCGGGGGCGCTGCCGGCCGGCGAGGTCTACACCGGGGTGCTGTTCGACAACCTGGGCCTGGCGACACTGGACGCGGCCGCGTACGCGCGGGCCGAGGGCTCGCTGCTGGTGTTCTCCGGCCTGTGGGGTGCGGTGCGGATCGGCGACCGGATCCCGCCGTACCGCTGTTCGATGGGGGTGAAGCTGCCCGGTCTCGGGGCGCTCGGGCCGTACTGGCGGGCGGCGACCGGGGCGGTGCTGCCGGAGGTCGCCGACGGGCTGGTGCTGGATCTGCGCAGTGCGGCGTACGCGGCGGCGTGGAAGCCGGCCAGCGAGGTGGCGGCCCGGACGGCGACGGTGCGGGTGCTGCACGAGCGCGAGGTGGGCGGCGTGCTGAAGCGGTCGGTGGTCAGCCACTTCAACAAGGCGACCAAGGGGCGGCTCGTCCGGGACCTGCTGACCGCGGGCGCCGAGCCGGCCGGGCCGGGCGAGCTGGTGGACGCGCTCGCCGGGCTCGGGTACCGCGTCGAGGTGTCGGCCCGGGGCGCCGCCGGGCGGCCCTGGCAGCTCGACGTGGTCGTCGACGAGATCCACTGA